The Streptomyces griseorubiginosus genome has a window encoding:
- a CDS encoding SPFH domain-containing protein, with protein MISAALAVTGGIGLASRAFQVVPTASAAIVERFGRYSRTLEPGLRVVIPLVDTVRMRVDLREQTVPFPLRVVSMHDGTDLPIEFTIQYSVTDAVKATYSTASYIQALERHSVYELTYALANLPASDARVSLQQIAESVLQALRPRTARWGVTLHELLLTVGEVTTTEVRDEARVAAQHDGASAQIFTGHMTMNVLPHGQITHQANGRLESMSTWNIDRQEISGGNVQQGDGNYQFNGPIDPASANKAREVVADLLNTLRTASQERPPSSEPLIADAEVIEAELAAAQEEDREPDAGLLRRTWLQMRTSAEPAAIAVAGSATASLVTQLGHLFGAA; from the coding sequence ATGATCAGCGCCGCTCTCGCCGTGACGGGCGGCATCGGCCTTGCAAGCCGTGCCTTTCAAGTGGTCCCGACCGCATCCGCCGCCATCGTCGAACGCTTCGGCCGCTACAGCCGCACCCTCGAACCCGGGCTGCGTGTCGTCATCCCGCTGGTGGACACCGTAAGGATGCGCGTGGATCTTCGGGAGCAGACCGTGCCGTTCCCTCTGCGTGTGGTGTCCATGCACGACGGCACAGACCTGCCGATCGAGTTCACCATTCAGTACAGCGTCACGGACGCGGTCAAAGCGACGTACAGCACAGCCAGCTACATCCAGGCTCTTGAGCGGCACTCCGTCTACGAACTCACGTACGCGCTGGCGAACCTGCCGGCTTCCGACGCGCGGGTCTCACTTCAGCAGATCGCCGAATCCGTGCTACAGGCCCTCCGGCCTCGGACCGCCCGCTGGGGTGTGACGCTGCACGAACTGCTTCTTACCGTCGGCGAGGTCACGACCACCGAAGTAAGAGACGAGGCCCGCGTGGCCGCGCAGCACGACGGCGCCTCCGCACAGATCTTCACCGGCCACATGACCATGAACGTCCTCCCGCACGGGCAGATCACCCACCAGGCCAACGGAAGGCTCGAGTCAATGAGCACCTGGAACATAGACCGCCAGGAGATTTCTGGTGGGAACGTGCAACAAGGAGACGGCAACTACCAGTTCAACGGCCCCATAGACCCGGCAAGCGCCAACAAGGCCCGGGAAGTCGTCGCCGACCTCCTGAACACACTGCGCACCGCATCACAGGAACGTCCGCCCTCCAGTGAGCCGCTGATCGCCGACGCCGAGGTCATCGAAGCAGAACTCGCAGCTGCGCAGGAGGAAGACAGGGAACCCGACGCCGGCCTCCTGCGGCGCACCTGGCTGCAGATGCGCACTTCGGCCGAACCTGCGGCCATCGCCGTGGCCGGCAGCGCAACCGCATCACTGGTCACCCAGCTCGGCCATTTGTTCGGCGCGGCCTGA
- a CDS encoding DUF488 family protein — translation MAGRPAASRQDRDRAQELARRVRALREARGWTRERLAKEAGLHTRTLVRLESEGAVQPGFFTVGALAAALEVSLDDLFRAAQPVRGLWSAGYEGRDIGSFVTALAGAQIDTVADVRLTPISRKPGFSKTRLSEALNAAGIDYVHLRALGNPKDNRAPFWEGRLTEGRAQFRSLLRSPEAVAELADLAERAQTSRVAVLCFEQDAERCHRTVVVEEVLRQADVTVTALA, via the coding sequence ATGGCAGGTCGACCGGCAGCAAGCCGTCAGGATCGGGATAGGGCACAGGAGTTGGCCCGGCGTGTACGTGCGTTGCGTGAGGCGCGTGGGTGGACACGGGAGCGGCTTGCGAAGGAAGCGGGTCTGCATACGCGCACTCTGGTGCGCCTGGAGAGCGAGGGGGCCGTTCAACCGGGCTTCTTCACCGTCGGCGCGCTGGCTGCGGCGCTGGAGGTCAGTCTGGATGACCTGTTCCGTGCAGCCCAACCGGTGCGGGGCCTGTGGTCGGCCGGGTATGAGGGCCGAGACATCGGATCATTTGTCACGGCTCTGGCGGGCGCGCAGATCGACACGGTGGCGGATGTGCGGCTGACGCCCATCAGCCGCAAGCCAGGATTCAGCAAGACGCGCCTGAGCGAGGCCTTGAACGCGGCGGGCATCGACTATGTGCACCTGCGGGCCCTGGGAAACCCCAAGGACAACCGGGCCCCCTTCTGGGAGGGACGTCTGACCGAGGGGCGGGCACAGTTCCGGAGCCTGCTGCGGTCGCCCGAAGCCGTCGCAGAACTTGCCGACCTCGCCGAGCGTGCCCAGACGTCCCGCGTGGCGGTGCTGTGCTTCGAACAGGATGCCGAACGCTGTCACCGCACCGTGGTCGTCGAGGAGGTCCTCAGGCAGGCTGACGTGACGGTGACCGCACTGGCCTGA
- a CDS encoding ATP-binding protein: protein MARSWTRLHEHLGAPPGPLSFDMVKKAAETNVAESDDLDWKEKLPQPPRDGAWNELAKDVAAMANTRGGLLVYGVTDKTTIPVGINPGEVNPQQYAQWIRNHVQPYLPDLTFTTLTSPDGALSFLVIDIPASPMAPHHVYGTAAKDKDQQAAVVPFRDGDHTAWMAEHQIERAYRDRFTRTRNAQDDTDRLLAHTLDSVLPEQAEPSAWFVAVARPERPLPRTAPPLAREKAPDLCETACAHSQRMTRNHQTVGPLTGLRVVLSNPRPGLRRWVFSTLPLRMGREIYTELHHDGSTILAANLSWKARRGDFPAELEATGVLVDVEVAGACCRDALALARELARHLGADSSIHMTTAIVTAEPAPMSPVINEYGGFRAIPDQARRPRRIQPVTALVSPADEDDLLRESAQEAFTDLMHQFGITAYL, encoded by the coding sequence ATGGCCCGTTCCTGGACGCGATTGCACGAGCACTTGGGTGCCCCACCCGGCCCGCTCTCCTTCGACATGGTCAAGAAAGCCGCGGAAACCAACGTGGCAGAGTCCGACGACTTGGACTGGAAGGAGAAGCTGCCGCAGCCCCCGCGCGACGGTGCCTGGAACGAGCTCGCCAAGGACGTTGCCGCGATGGCCAACACCCGCGGTGGCCTGCTCGTCTACGGAGTCACGGATAAGACCACAATCCCGGTTGGCATCAACCCCGGCGAGGTCAACCCCCAGCAGTACGCGCAGTGGATCCGCAACCACGTCCAGCCCTACCTGCCCGACCTGACCTTCACCACCCTCACCTCTCCCGACGGTGCCCTCAGCTTCCTGGTCATCGACATCCCCGCCAGCCCCATGGCCCCCCACCACGTCTACGGCACCGCCGCCAAGGACAAAGACCAGCAGGCCGCCGTCGTCCCCTTCCGGGACGGCGACCACACGGCCTGGATGGCGGAGCACCAGATCGAACGTGCCTACCGCGACCGCTTCACCCGCACTCGCAACGCCCAGGACGACACCGATCGGCTCCTCGCCCACACCCTGGACAGCGTTCTTCCTGAGCAGGCTGAACCCTCGGCCTGGTTCGTGGCCGTGGCTCGGCCGGAACGGCCGCTGCCGCGCACGGCACCGCCCCTGGCCCGGGAGAAAGCCCCCGACCTCTGCGAGACCGCATGTGCCCACTCCCAGCGGATGACCCGCAACCACCAGACCGTGGGCCCGCTGACGGGCCTGCGCGTTGTCCTGTCCAACCCCCGGCCGGGTCTGCGCCGCTGGGTCTTCAGCACCCTGCCCCTGCGCATGGGCCGGGAGATCTACACGGAGCTTCACCACGACGGCAGCACCATCCTCGCAGCCAACCTGTCCTGGAAGGCCCGGCGCGGTGACTTCCCGGCCGAACTGGAGGCAACGGGGGTCCTGGTCGATGTGGAGGTTGCCGGTGCCTGCTGCCGCGATGCCCTCGCGCTCGCCCGCGAACTCGCCCGCCACTTGGGAGCGGACAGCTCTATCCACATGACGACGGCCATCGTCACAGCCGAACCGGCGCCTATGAGCCCGGTCATCAACGAGTACGGCGGCTTCAGGGCCATCCCCGATCAAGCCCGACGGCCGCGCCGCATTCAGCCGGTGACCGCTCTGGTGAGCCCCGCTGACGAGGACGACCTGCTGCGCGAGAGTGCCCAAGAGGCCTTTACCGACCTCATGCACCAGTTCGGCATCACCGCCTACCTGTAG
- a CDS encoding PIN domain-containing protein, which yields MREVHQRAEDVYNAGHPPYIRLLEYLRWANKAARLLRAQISTASLDALVLTRGHAALLGGISDLSAVIATDVQRTGGIVGDLVDLELTERIGALNDAVQDLAQLLTRWDSRIRYVLPDSSFYIHHPDNVEDADFAELLGLSPSEPFCLLFPMAVIDELDKLKESKDRRVRWRSGFTLAVLQRILSDAGRGTLHPVDTVPLPEIGTFCAETMVEVLFDQPGHVRLPNADDEIIDRALGAHVLAGRHGVTLLTYDTGQATRARTAGLPVRKLASDQGTGDEPEWAAEESRPGTGVRAQRRARTTVRQE from the coding sequence TTGCGCGAGGTCCACCAGCGCGCCGAGGACGTGTACAACGCCGGGCATCCGCCCTACATCCGCCTCCTGGAGTACCTGCGCTGGGCCAACAAAGCAGCGCGCCTGCTGCGGGCACAGATCAGTACAGCCAGCCTCGATGCCCTGGTCCTCACCCGCGGCCACGCTGCGCTCCTGGGCGGCATCAGCGACCTGTCCGCGGTGATCGCAACCGACGTCCAGCGCACAGGCGGCATCGTCGGTGACCTGGTGGACCTGGAACTCACCGAGCGCATCGGGGCCCTGAACGATGCCGTGCAGGATCTGGCGCAGCTCCTGACACGCTGGGACAGCAGAATCCGCTATGTCCTGCCCGACAGCAGTTTCTACATCCACCACCCCGACAACGTGGAGGACGCCGACTTCGCCGAACTCCTCGGCCTGTCGCCCAGCGAGCCGTTTTGCCTTCTGTTCCCGATGGCCGTCATCGACGAACTCGACAAGCTGAAGGAGTCCAAGGACCGGCGTGTCCGGTGGCGGTCCGGCTTCACCCTGGCCGTTCTGCAGCGGATTCTCAGCGACGCCGGACGCGGCACCCTCCACCCGGTCGACACCGTCCCCCTGCCAGAAATCGGCACCTTTTGCGCCGAGACCATGGTGGAGGTGCTGTTCGACCAGCCCGGCCACGTGCGGCTGCCGAACGCCGACGACGAGATCATCGACCGCGCCCTGGGCGCGCACGTCTTGGCCGGCCGCCACGGCGTGACCCTCCTGACCTACGACACCGGCCAGGCCACCCGCGCCCGCACCGCCGGCCTGCCCGTCCGCAAACTCGCCAGCGACCAGGGCACCGGAGACGAACCCGAATGGGCCGCGGAAGAATCCCGGCCAGGCACCGGTGTACGGGCACAGCGGCGCGCACGGACCACAGTTAGGCAGGAATGA
- a CDS encoding restriction endonuclease, translated as MAVVWVVAALAALIAVVAVVGLVRAGRREAAAERIRLTEQTQLQAVQSLDAVWRMDDREFEEYVAMLCRRDGCTDVRRVGGAGDLGADVIGYLPDGRKLVIQCKRYARHRSVGSRDIQTFNGTARAEHEADVPVFVATCKYTSPARAFASKQQLTLIDTDLLGFWNSGTSLTSFLDLDIARSGTHRKPHPRR; from the coding sequence GTGGCCGTGGTCTGGGTGGTTGCGGCGTTAGCCGCTTTGATCGCAGTAGTTGCGGTGGTGGGGCTGGTACGGGCTGGCCGCCGGGAGGCTGCTGCAGAACGGATCCGCCTGACAGAACAGACACAGCTACAAGCCGTTCAATCGCTGGACGCTGTCTGGCGCATGGACGACCGGGAATTCGAGGAGTACGTGGCCATGCTGTGCCGCCGGGACGGCTGCACCGATGTCCGCCGGGTAGGCGGCGCCGGCGACCTGGGCGCCGACGTCATCGGCTACCTGCCCGATGGCAGGAAACTCGTGATCCAGTGCAAGCGCTACGCCCGGCACCGTTCGGTCGGCAGCCGCGACATCCAGACGTTCAACGGCACCGCCCGCGCCGAACACGAGGCAGATGTACCGGTCTTCGTCGCCACATGCAAATACACCTCCCCGGCCCGCGCGTTCGCGAGCAAACAGCAGTTGACGCTCATCGACACCGACCTGCTCGGATTCTGGAACAGCGGCACGTCCCTGACGTCGTTCCTTGATCTGGACATCGCCCGGTCCGGTACGCACCGCAAGCCTCACCCCCGACGCTGA
- a CDS encoding IS110 family transposase, translating to MHVVGIDGHKKTHTLVAVDPLGRRASEVTVPATPAGHAQAIKWIAQFGQVLLAIEDCRHLTRRFEADLLLAGHAVVRVHTRLMAGTRRSARERGKSDPIDAEAVARVALREPDLPRASLAGPTRDVKLLVDHRRCLVRNRTAAANKLRWFLHEIDPELPVPSRGLRRLCVFDALAAALAGREGVVVEIARDLIGECRRLTEQINALEARLRKLAETLAPSLLAIPGCGVISAAVIIGETAGAARFKSKDAFAHFTGTAPIPVWSSNKVRVRLNRGGNRSINHALHMIAVTQVRRGGEGADYFAKQRARGKTPKEAVRLLRRRISDRVFRALLADETAARPGLVPADLSVPLAA from the coding sequence GTGCACGTTGTCGGCATCGATGGCCACAAGAAGACGCACACGCTGGTCGCGGTCGACCCGCTGGGGCGAAGAGCGAGTGAGGTCACGGTCCCCGCCACCCCAGCCGGTCACGCCCAGGCAATCAAGTGGATCGCCCAGTTCGGCCAGGTCCTGCTCGCCATTGAGGACTGCCGCCACCTGACCCGCCGGTTCGAAGCCGATCTGCTACTCGCTGGCCACGCCGTGGTGCGGGTGCACACGCGGCTCATGGCCGGAACCCGTCGCTCGGCACGGGAGCGCGGCAAGTCCGACCCGATCGACGCCGAGGCGGTGGCACGGGTCGCGCTGCGCGAGCCCGACCTGCCCCGCGCCAGTCTCGCCGGGCCGACGCGAGACGTGAAGCTGCTCGTCGACCACCGTCGCTGTCTTGTGCGCAACCGGACCGCCGCGGCGAACAAGCTGCGCTGGTTCCTGCACGAGATCGACCCTGAACTCCCCGTTCCCTCACGGGGCTTACGACGGCTGTGCGTCTTCGATGCGCTCGCTGCGGCACTCGCAGGCCGCGAGGGGGTGGTCGTCGAGATCGCACGCGACCTGATCGGCGAATGCCGCCGGCTGACCGAGCAGATCAACGCCCTCGAAGCACGGCTGCGCAAGCTGGCGGAGACCCTGGCGCCATCGCTGCTGGCCATCCCCGGGTGCGGCGTGATCAGCGCCGCCGTCATCATCGGCGAGACGGCCGGAGCCGCCCGGTTCAAGTCCAAGGACGCGTTCGCGCACTTCACCGGGACCGCGCCCATCCCGGTCTGGTCTTCGAACAAGGTCCGCGTCCGCCTCAACCGGGGCGGGAACCGGTCCATCAACCACGCGCTGCACATGATCGCGGTCACGCAGGTCCGGCGAGGTGGCGAAGGTGCCGACTACTTCGCCAAGCAGCGAGCCCGCGGGAAGACGCCTAAGGAGGCGGTGCGTCTGCTGCGGCGGCGCATCTCCGACCGCGTGTTCCGGGCCCTGCTCGCCGACGAAACCGCTGCTCGCCCTGGCCTTGTGCCCGCTGACCTGTCGGTTCCGCTCGCGGCTTGA